The Osmerus eperlanus unplaced genomic scaffold, fOsmEpe2.1 SCAFFOLD_502, whole genome shotgun sequence DNA segment CTACGTCTAACTTGTGTCACTGTCTGTGCAGAGCTTGAGGATACGGGTAAGAGTATATTCACATTTCAGAGATGGAGTCAGACATCATTAACACCTTCAATTTCATTATATGAAAGTAGTTCTTCAATCGAGGATGAGCAAAGCAGGCACTGCCTGTTTCTGcagagtgattgtgtgtgcacTTGGATAACTAGGAGCCCCAAGACGGTGAACTGGCTTTCAGTctggagggggatgtgtggttGGATGTGTGTATTactggatgtgtgtatgtgtgcgtgtgtgggttctTGGGGATGTGTGTCTCAGtgattggatgtgtgtgtgtgtgtatgtgtaattgtctgtgtgtacaagtgtgcgtgtgtgtgtggatgtgtgtgaactGAGAGCCTAGTGTTCATTATCAGGCTGTAGCCTGCTCTGGCTGACTTTACCCATCCTGCAGAAGAGCTACTGTACTGGATGGTAGAAGCCCTCAGCTCAGAGGGCTCCGGCTTGAAAGATCCAAGAATCCGAGCAATGAATgcctgcgtatgtgtgtgtacgtgagtgtgcgATGGCTTGAACGATGGAAACAGAGttgtaagtttgtgtgtgtgtctgtgtgtccatgtgcaAGGTTGCTATTTATACattcatgtactgtacagaacaAAGCTAATTACTGTTAAACAGATTGCATGATTTCTTCCATACCAAGACTACATTCAGTGGGCAGTGTGTTCACTGTGAATCATCACAGTAAAGTTTGAATTAGTACAATCTTTACTGATAAAAACCATATCATGAAGTCCATTGTTTGCTTTCAGTACAAAGACTACCCTtctgtactgtgtgtctgtaaatgtgtgtctgtctcgttTGTATAGTGCCTTTGTCTTTTCTTCTGTCCTGTCTTCTCTCGTCTAAACTCTCGAGTCCAAATCTGGGTGTCCTGCTGGTATTGGCTCAACAGCAACATCAGTCACGTGCTACTCTGGCTTCCCATCATAGGCGTGCATAGTGTCCAATCATACTGTAGGCGTGTCCTGACCTAGTCCAATCATAGGCATGTATGGTGTCGAAACTCCACAAAAGACAAATGTGTTTAAACCCTGGAGCCTGGACTGAAGACACATGGTTGGTGGAGATGGACCTTTGAAGTCTACAGCTTCACACTTCATGGTCTTCACAGCTGCCTACTCAAATACATAGTGTTGAGCTAAGGATAAAGATGAGGTATAAGGTACAGTCCTCATAAATGATATAACTTACCTCAAATTCAAACAATGAGGAAAGCTAATGATACCAAGTACCCCCTGTACACAAGGCCAAAGCAAGAGTCAGATTCCTCAGAAGGGTTTACCTGTGGCGTGTTCTGAGGTGCATGCATCACGTTTCATGGTGAACAACTTAGACAACAGATAAAACCTCCTAATCCCTGATAAATGATTGGTCCATTTCCCAGCTCCAGTGAGATCATTGGTCCATCTGGGGAAAACAGACTACATGAAACTGTtgttgagagacagggagaaaatgAATGTAGTTTTGTATTGAAAACTTTGTTTCTAAAAGTTGGATTGTTGTGGGGTGTTTCACCTGATCTCTAAAAGTCTGAGAATATAAACGGTTTTAGGTGAACATTGCCTCATGTTGCAAAATGACTCCAGCCAAGCAATCGTTACAATGAAATCCAAACTAACAGAAAGGGTCTGTGTGCCTGGTCCTGTGACTGAGACAGGAAGTAAATCATGGGCTCTTTATTATCCAGTGCATACCAACAAAGGTGGCGTTTGGAGTTGTTTGGAGGTGTTGGTGTCCCATGTCATTCAGAAGAACTGAGTGTTGCCATCAGCGTTCAACCAACCAAGTCCTTTGTGTCAGAGGGAGAATCTATCTGCATCTCattgaggagggagtggagcTAAGTGCCACTGGGAAGGTtttcacacaaccctgcactGTCAGGAGAGGCATGAGGGGGGGTCACTGAGGggaatagagagaaggagacgtgTGAAGTAAATTAAAGAGAGATTAGAGAAAAAGACAGGGACAAAGAGACTTAGTcccccagagaaagagagagaggggggtaagaGGAGGGTGGAAGGGGCAAGGTCAAGGTTTAGCTAGATGCAGGAGGAGATaaaagcgagagagaaggagagatttcTTCTTCAGCTCTGCTGTTTGGGCTGAGGACAAGTATGGAAGAAACACCTCACAGCCTTTATATCAGGGGACCTTGGAGACCTGTGTGATATCTGCTGAGTGAGTCAAGACTAGaactcacagacacaaacagcctGTAGGATTACCTCAGGTCAATGGTTAAGTATAGCTTAAATACTGTAGTTTAGGACCTGGGTTTAGATTCTTTATAACAGGTTTAGACAGGCTGCTAGGAAAATGTCAAGAGAAGCAGGACCAAATCATTCCAATGCACCTGTACCTGTTACAAATGGCAAGTAAACTTGAAACTTGGTTAACTCAACTGTTGACTGTTGACAACATCCTTGATCATAAGATTCTTGCAAAATGTCATACGTATGCTTGAGTCCAGTACCACTGGTCTGGTTTTAGTTGCCAGGCAGAGTTTAAGTTACCTTAAAACATCTCCAAACCCATTCGTTGGGAGACCAATTCATGTTGTACCACTCAATGCTGAGCTAGTATCTTCAGAGTGGGAGAATTTGGCAGTCTTGCTCCAGATTGTGCCCAAACAGAGAGATGTGATGTGGAGGTGAAGCTGGGAGGCTTACAGCTACCTGCTGCTTGTCCTGGCATTTAAAACGCTGCtctgtcacacagagacacaggcagGAAAGGTCAGCCGACTGAGCTtgttgtatgggtgtgtgtgggtgtgtgtgtgtatataagagAAATGCCACCTGCTtccatacaaatacacacgcgtacacacgcacatacaaatatacacgcacgcacacacacacccacacccgcacacacacacacacacacacacccgcacactgCAGCTTCCACTGTGCTCTGCCATTTAACAGTGTTTTGTCAGGTGCCTTGTTGTGATCTCTGCATGGATATTTCATGGCGATATCAGCAAGTGTCTCTCCCTCAATCCATAGTAAATGTTTCATGAGTGTGCAATATAGGCCTGTGTTCGTTACCATGGCTACAAAGCCTAGCTGGGTGATGTtgggatgttgttgttttttaaagtCATTTTCAATTTCACgtctgtcactgcagagaatcAGATGCAGATTCAcacattgtttatttatttttatttttttacttaatttaagatctgtatatgtttagtgttttgcacctccctgctacagtaaattccgtgtttgtataacatacatggcgaataaaccgaattctgattctgattttccATTTGTTTAGTAAGCCATCGGTTTGTCTATAGGCtacatctatctatccatccatcaatcccttcatccatccatccatagcgGGCCTTTATTTGTTCTGTGTCCTATTAGGATGTACTTCAGTCGAAGGTTGTTTTTGGAATTGAGGTTCTGTTTTGCTGTTGACCAAACTCGCGCTAGTTCCAGTTATCTCCTTCTACCCTGTTCTGCAGCTCCACGTCACTCAATGTAtatccttctacctccccttaGTGGCCAAGGACTAAAACTGCACAGAACCGCACCATGCTCACCACTTGTAGTTGAAAATTCTCCACTTTATTGTAAAGGTGATTTATTCCAAAATAGCGATATGGTGCAGAGGCGGGAAAagtaaaaagagaaagagaaagagaggggtgagaaaATTATCATCGAAACAGGAATTGTAAATAGGACCCCGTTCGTTTGtatcaaaacacacaaaatcaACGGAATAGCTTCCACACAAAAATCTCTGACATCTACAGCTGGCGTTTTCAGCCTCTACATAGAACGACGGAATAAAAGCGTAACTGTTTACTCGAAAAAGATAATCTGCCGAAGCAAGAGCAACCACAGGATacaataacgttttcaatgactTATCGGGTTGACCTTTCCATTCAGTGAAACGTCTGTACAATCAACACTTGTCCTCACGACGTGGGCAACACTTTATAACTTAAGGTTACATGAACTACCATGCAGCTACACAGCAAcatgtacagtaacaaagttatTGGTGGGTAGAAGTTGGTGTCAAGGGATAGAAGTACTCTGTCAGTTACAAAAGTAAAACCAGTcacagtgggggagaggggggggttaggggtggaAGGGGTGAGGACATGCTGCAAAGGGGCAGTTAAAGATCACTTTTAACACCCACTGGAGAGccctccagcccacccccaTGCCAAGCTTCATCTATTATCTTTGATCTCTTGACCCTGTGGAGGGTTGAATACACAGCAGTTCCTAtgtaactacaatgttgttacCCTAAGTATTGaaatgtagttacatggtagttaatggaACCTTAATGTGATGTGTTACCTAGAAGTCTAACTGTTCTGTGCTGTGCAAAAGGATGTACTTTATGTGACTATGGAATCCGTTGGGCCTTCGCACTGCGGTTCACTCAGCAGGTGGGTTCGTAGAACACCTGGCCCAGCAGACCATGTTCATGGTAGAGATCCAGGAAAGATGGCCAAAATCCTGACTGCTGATTGTACAAAGACTCCTCTGTGCTGAAACTCTGACTTTGTGATGGTTCAGACCTGTCCTGTATGGGATTCTGACTTGACATTTAAACAACAAGTCATACAGTATAATCACTTGATGAACCACTTGTACAGAAAGGGACTAACTAAGAGCAAATGTTAATGGTTATAAACAATCAGTAGAGGGAGATGGATGTAGCTCGATGGTTAGAAAGGGCAagaggttgtaggttcaaatcccctctgTGCTTAGCGTTGGCTAAAATGTGCTAAATGAAGACGTGTGTTTCAGTGCTAGTTATGTAGTGCAGTAGACCTATATAAAGACAAGAAAGATATCAAAATAGCGAgggatgcacgtgtgtgttgacAGAGATGTTGGTAGTGTATAGAGTGAGTTACGTAGTTACACGACACATACTGTGTGCCTGATAAGGGAGGCAGCTAGAAGACTAACTATGGCTGGTCTGGTCCACTGGTCACAGTCCAGTCTTCTGCTAAACAGCTACAGaaaacctctcctctcttctcctcctcaccctagCTTCAAACTAACtgtctccacttcctcctcgagCCTCGGCACAGAAGGGCATCTTTGTATTCCTCCAGTACTGACTCTTCTCCGCGGCGCCCCTCTAGCAGGGGTGAACGTTGCAGGCGCGGATCTCCTTTCTGTCCTTGCAGCTGCTGACCTGAGAGCTCTTGGCTCGTTTCTTCGCAGACATGAAGCGCTCCTGGATACCCCCGCCACAGGGCTTGGTACAGTCCGCCCAGTTGGACCAGGGCCTGGATCTGCAGCCTGGAGGAACAAAccatggggggggagggggtaggctGAGTATTTGTTtactataataataattaatagtGATCATTTAGACACAGACCAACATAATCTGACAGGGCAATACTGGCAGTGGCCCAAACCTGGGCATTACGTAACAACATTGCAACCCTAACTGAATCATCCAATCCAGCAGACTGACCTGGCTGCTCCTCCACGGCTGCATCTCTCCCCTGCTTGCCCGcccgcctcctctccacaccgcCATCCGCCCTCTTCCTCTCAACTacgccctcccccttcctcctctccgcccctccctcccccctcctcctctccgcccctccctcccccctcctcctctccggccCGCCCTCCTCCCGGCGGGGGTTCTTCTTGTCGTCGCCGCGGCTGCACTTCCTCATCTTGCACTTCCTCCTCTGCACGGCCTCGGGGCAGGGCCGGCCCCCGAACTGGGGCTCCAGCTTCACCATGCGGGTCCGCAGGGCGTGGCCACGCCCACACGACTTGTTACACTCGGACCAGTCGGACCACTCAGACACCATGCAGTCAGTGGCTGGAAGgatggacaggagagagaggaggggagggaggaatggacagaggagagaagaggggagggaggaatggacagaggagagagagagagaggaggggagggaggaatggacaatagagagaggaggggagggaggaatggacagaggagagaagaggggagggaggaatggacagaggagagagagagagaggaggggagggaggaatggacaatagagagaggaggggagggaggaatggacagaagagagagagaggaggggagggaggaatggacagaggagagaaggggagggaggaatggacagaggagagaaggggagggaggaatggacaggagagagaagaggggagggaggaatggacagaggagagaagaggggagggaggaatggacagaggagagagagaggaggggagggaggaatggacagaggagagaagaggggagggaggaatggacaggagagagaagaggggagggacgaATGAGAGTTACGAACAGGACCCACTGTAAATATTGGGGATCTTACTGCACTTATTTATATGACACCGCCTGTTTGCGGTTCCCTCTGAGCTCCTTACGACATTCAGGCAGCATGCATCTCTCGCTCTGCTCCAGCTCGTCGCTGCAGCCACCCTCCTCCGACTTCAGCATGCGCTGCCGAGTCCTCATGCCCCGCCCACACGTCACGCTGCACGCGCTCCAGTCCGACCACGGAGACAGCATACACGGGATGGAGTCtgcactcacgcacgcacgcacacgcacgcatagaTGTGCAGTTACACAACCACATTCTTGCTTTTCGCTGCATGGTAGTTTGAAAACACATGTATTCAACTAGTTCTAATAATCACCACCCTCTTTTTTGTCTTAATTCCAAAGCACATCTAGGCTGTCCCTGTTAGCCAGAGTATTGCAAGATCAAGAGAGCTAGTAATGATATGTCCCTTTTTAGAATagagtacatacagtacacaggtTAGTAAAAGAGACAGTGCTTGAATATTATAGCAACTAAGCATTTAAGGGTTTAAAGGCTTAAGTGTTTGTTTTGAAGTGTTTAAGAGTTGAAGAGTTGAAGGGCTTGCAAGAGCATTTGAGCGTCGACGTGTGGAAGTGTCGGAGGGTTTTTAAGAGTCGAAGTACTGAAGCGTTTTGCCTTCCCAGCGTTTGAGAGTCGAAGCGTTGGGGCGACTCACGGCAGTCTGGCATCATgcacttctccacctcctccacttctGCCCTGCACACGGAGCCGTCCAGCGGAGGCATCTTCACCATGCGCTCCCGCCGCCTCATGCCCAGCCCACAGGTGGCGCTGCAGGGGTCCCACTCCCCCCACTCTGTCACTACACAGCTGCTGgccgctgtgtgtgggggggggggcatgggaggGGCATGGGAAAGGGTTATAATATTGTATTATTTATCATATAGACATTTGACATCTCATCTCACTAATGCAGCATCCTGTCATATCACGTTATGCGTTGCAGATCGCAAATCCACTTAAActagtttgtgtgtggttgtgtgtgtgtgtgtgatgtgcgtaagtgtgtgtgtgtgcggtgttacacgtggaagtgtgtgttccgttttgtgtggaagtgtgtgtctgtgtgtgtggtgccgtTTGCTATGCGTGTGAGTGGATGttttgtgtgcgagtgtgtgtgcgagtgtgtgtgtgtggtgcgtgagGACTCACAGCAGTCTTCGTTGACCACACACTTCTGGCTGTCGTCGGTGGGCAGGGCGCAGAGGGAGCCGTCCTCGGGGAACTGCTTGACGTAGCGCTCCCGTGACCTCATGCCCATGCCGCATGACGTGCTGCACGGAGACCAGCTGATCCACTCTGACATCATACAGGTGGAGGATTCTGGGACAGAccgacacaggcagacaggtggacaTTTTACATGACTGTTTTGTTCGATGTAGCGGATGGCTTTAATCGAAAGTGACACACAATTATGTAGTACACATGTGGTACACATGTAGCTCGCAAGGTACACATGTGGTAAATGAGTACACATGTAGTACACATGTTCTGTAGTACACAGAATACACACCCAGGGTACACAGACCTttacggttgtgtgtgtgcattgtactAGGTTGATTGACGGTATCCAGTATTCTCGGAGTCATTTATCAGAtgctttaatccaaagcaacatacaaatacactgCACATTGAGAAATGGACCCATTGAAACGAAGAGATCGAAACTGCAGTGCAGTTTTCCGGTTTGTTTTTAAGACGTCTGCTGTCTGTCAGAAGAACTAGCTGTCAGGCCCCCTTGGCCCCCAGCTAGCCTTGTTTTTATTGCAGGATTTTTGGGCTGATTTTTTTGTGTTGCTGTTCTGATATTTTGGCACATTTCTTTTTTGCTCGTGTTTTTCTTAGCATCACCGTTAGCATCCTATAGTTTCTGTCAGCCAGGACCTTGGGTGAGTAATTCTGCATCACTCCGTCTTGGTGCACCTGCTCCGGATATCCGGAAGCTGCACTTGTGGAAATAGATTCTCAGGCAGGGTGGATGAACTCTGCCAAAACCTTTCATGGATTTCACTTTCCTTtgtggacacatacacactcacgtacacacgcactGTTTCTCAAAATATATCTGCTTCCCACAGTAGACTTTGATGAATAGTTTGATTAGTAATGATCAGTTAATAAATCATTCCTAAGTTaaaaaaaagtgtaaaaacTTCTTTGTGATGACCTTCAAACCCAGGCATCCACAGGAATACCAATCAAACCCAGAACACTAACACTGTATAACATGAAAAAGCGGGCCATGGTAGGATGAATAATTAATTGTGGGCAGCTGTGAGTAGTGTTAGCCTTGAATAGTTCAACATCCCTCATTAGACTCTGACCaaaaaggaaagggagagaaagtaggAGTGAGATACGGTTAGTGTGATGAAGATGACAAAGAGGAAGGCTGCTTGACTGAACATTTCCCTTTCAGCGAAACCTGTCCAACTGACAACTGATGTAAATTGGACAAAGGAGATGTGCCAGGGGAAAAGAGAGCGAAAAACAGAGAGCTGAAAAGGGAGAGCGTgcttaagagagaaagagagaaatacagagagagagagggagagagagagagagagaggggggggggtggtgatccAGCCTATCTGGATGAGCAGAGCAGCCTTCAGATCAGACCTTGTTTACAGCGGAGACGGCGACGCAGCTGAATAATGATATGTATGTCTTCTGATCTCAACCCTGCTAGTGTTGATTAGCCTGCAAAGCCTCAGATTTGCTCTTTTGTCGTCAAACAGCTCTGAAcaaactgtggggggggggggggggggcacctgcTGTGCTGAGTAAAGCGGGAAGCAGGAAAGACTAATGTCGTAGCCTTTTGATGTCGTCTGCAAGTTCCAACCTGGCTGTTTTCTAGACTGCTGCCCTGCGATGCCATGGCACACCCTGTCAGGtactgagatggagagagtgagagaacgtTAGGGGAAATGTCTGGATATCTGGATATCTTTCAAAGAATACTGAAAA contains these protein-coding regions:
- the LOC134016260 gene encoding spondin-1-like is translated as QKNTSEDITQHFVSPPCALLFQSPNKPSIPPERIRPLTSLDQPQSPFYDVEGGPITALARVVVERIARKGEQCNTVPDTVDDIVADIGQEEKGEDDTPETCIYSSWSPWSACSSATCDKGRRMRQRMLKAQLDLSVSCPHTQDFQPCMGPGCSQEESSTCMMSEWISWSPCSTSCGMGMRSRERYVKQFPEDGSLCALPTDDSQKCVVNEDCSASSCVVTEWGEWDPCSATCGLGMRRRERMVKMPPLDGSVCRAEVEEVEKCMMPDCHSIPCMLSPWSDWSACSVTCGRGMRTRQRMLKSEEGGCSDELEQSERCMLPECPTDCMVSEWSDWSECNKSCGRGHALRTRMVKLEPQFGGRPCPEAVQRRKCKMRKCSRGDDKKNPRREEGGPERRRGEGGAERRRGEGGAERRKGEGVVERKRADGGVERRRAGKQGRDAAVEEQPGCRSRPWSNWADCTKPCGGGIQERFMSAKKRAKSSQVSSCKDRKEIRACNVHPC